From Amyelois transitella isolate CPQ chromosome 2, ilAmyTran1.1, whole genome shotgun sequence:
CAAAACTGATGACACATAAATGTTGCATTTTACTTACTAATAACTTTCTACATCTCCAATAATTTAAAGAACTGTGTTTGCAAGTGGTATCCAGGAGCcctgtaaatatgtttttaaagtaatgagcttgctttttattataaagtttttgtaTTATCCACTTATTTTGTGTCTTTAAACATTACAGGTTCAAGAAAGAGACTATGATGAAGATGGAAAAATTGACATCTTAAATTTAGACTTTACTCTTAATATTCCTCACCCAAGGACAGTAATTTCTTTTGTAGGAATTTTTGGGTTGGACTTCATATTAcaggtattaaaaaatacttagatgATTCCTTTCTATTTAGACTACTGcagtaaatttaagaaataaaatagctaCCAAAAAGATTAAGTTATACTTAACTGATTAGTTATTATCTTATATTCTAaaacagattttatttttcaacataCCGCACCACACCCCATGGCACTCACTGCATAACAAGGAAGAATTTTGGTTGAAGGTTGAATAACCCAAGCATACCCAATACTTATTAACAaccaatgttttattttgtatgaaatatcATTATATCAAAGTTCCACCACTACAAGTAATACATACTCATATTAGAAGGAAACaatgtatatgtaaatgtattttgtttgtaatgtgtaaattcaaaaacttttcTGGAAATCCACAAGAGCCAACTAATTGTTTTGGTTTGcagtaaaattataagtaggtaaagAAAAGACTTACTAAGTGGGTAAtttctacatatataattgttattgtattgatatttttttcagaatgtATGCCCATTCCACATGCAGAGTTTGGCAATAGTTAATGAAGATTTTGTTGTCCCGTCTACaggtcttaaatattttggtgACATTGAATTTTACCAAATCACCCACTTAGGATGCTGGCGAAAtgttatacaaactatttataataattcattattaagttacacaaaattaaataataataatctggTGGACTATATATTAGAGATTTACTTTAAGAGACAAGGTAAGTAGTTTCACATCATAatcatgatttttatttattatgcctATCTTAAGTTTACACTTAATGATGTTACTTTTCAGTTGTTACACGGACCAACAAGCTTTATAGTCATAGCAGAAATGGTCATACTGGTGACatggaaatttcaataaatctaAGAATACCTGAAATGCAAGTGACTTACAAACCCAGCCTGTTACAAGAGTTGAAGTGGGCCTGGCCACAATACCTCTCCCTATTTGTTGTTTTCTATTGGGTATTTGAAAAGATCAAAAGATATGTCTTTCACAACCGAATGCTTATGGCTTGGGAAATTGTTCCCTGGGGCTCTAGAtgtgattttgtaaaaagggAATGAAACACTGTTTAGGTTGCTCTCAGAGTAAAGAGTGATGTAATTTCTTTGAAAAGCAATATCCAATATTGTGTGAATAAAATGGAcagattaaaaacaaatatgtaagTAACAATATCTTTTAATTCTTGTAACAACACAGTTTGCAACTAtacatttatctatatttacaCTGTTGAAAGCTTAAGATGCATCATTCACTGAGTTAAAGTAAGAGTGGGGAATCCACTTGCATCAGGTTTCACATGATCAAGCTCTGCTCTGTTGTCTTCTATTATAAAAGTCTTACCACTATAATCATCAAGCTGGACCAATAAATATCTGCACATATAATTTCCATAATCattctgaaataaaacatttattttacataggCAGGCACATGACATAGACATGCAAGTCTAAAAGACATAGACCATGTTACAGTTACAAAGAGAGACCAATGCAAAGgtaaattgtaaaaacttGTTGATTGTTGTTGTTACTCCTTCTAATTTTGCTTCATGTTCATGAAGAGATTCACATTGGGATGTCTAATACACACTTATAACTACATAATATTCATCCCTGTGGAACAACCACTTTAAATCGTCCACAAGGTAAAATGTTGTTCATTAAAATGTAAGCCAATATTATAATGACCTGTTTCATGTCAAGTTCAACAACAGCTTTATTCCTAATCCCCTTGATGTAGAACCTCATCCTCATATGTTTAGCTCCATCTTTCTCATACACAGCATGACTAACATGCGTGCGTCTCCTTCTAGTGGTCTCTTCACCATAACCTTTTATAGGAGCTCCGAGTGCATCCTCTATTCTTGGATCctgaaatgaaacaaaattgaaaCATTATCAACACTTAGTAAAAGTCAAGTCTTAAGacataataagtaaaataattacattcttGCATTTCTCCAGAGCTGCTGAATATATGCTATTAGCGCTATTGCTGGAAAAAAGTTCTCtgaatacataataaaatataatcccGGTGACCCCAATGCCTAGTAAAATAACACCAGTATAAGATACTGTTTTGGtggtttctttaattttttcaccGAGAGGGCGAACATCAATAGAGACATCAGCTCTTTCTTCACTTTTTGTCAAACCACTACCTTTCTCTGTTGAATAATAACGAGTAAGCCGaaaatttgatacagataTAGAGCCAGGAAAGAAACACACAGTTTTTGACAAGCGAAGGGAAGGTAcaagttttgaaataatggtcatatttttaagattgctTTTACtgatataacaattttattttatattttataccgaCAATGTTTtggttggtttttttttaatttttgatatttttttacattggttCCTGACCTGACATCTGACACTGACATTAATATTCGTGCATGgtttgttatacatacatatagtcacgtctatatcccttgcggggtagacagagccaacagtcttgaaaagactgaatgtttGTTAAACAAACAACTATATTCAGTTTTGCCTATTTCAAGAAAAGGAAAAAACGTTTGTAAACGTTTAATTCAACGAAAacttttcatattatattcatGCCATGCcatattatattcattcagaaagttttataactttctctaattttttaatgttcagTTTGAACGAAAACGAAACAAATCGTTCTGTAGGTAAAAAATCGATAGgcaacgtttaaaaaaaattaaccattTTCCAAGCCCTGGTTTATTTGTCTAGATGTAAAGAGTGATTTGAATGGAAGTTGTGCCCTGCGCCCTACGCCCCAATTATGAACTTCGTCCTGCTTTCGTctcgttttaattaaatcctGTTAAGATTTGCGAGACTTATCTTTGATTCGTTGGCCACGCTCccataatatttctttatatccACATCacactattaataaagagagctttgtatttttttatgttttaacgaaaaaaatcaaaaccacTCAAccgatttaaaaattcaaccgatttaaaaattcattcaccattagaaagctacattatccgaAAGTGCTATAAGGcctaaatttgttttgaaataaactagATTTCAGACAGATTAGTCAATATTCATAGAGTAATGGGAAAAAACGCGCTTTCGATtgcgttttattatatgtattcataggtaaaaattatagtaatgaaatttattatctcCGCGGGTTCTTCCGCAAAAATTTTCCTCGGAATCTAAGTATTTTGTACTCCGAAGTATGCACTTAAAAGTTACGCGTTTAGAAATAATCCCGAACTATGTACATGTACAGAAtcaatacttatttgtttagtgGATAAAGCATGAAGAAAAAAGGCAAACAAACTAAGAAACAAGGATATTTTAAGAGTATCTTTCATgctgtaaaaagaaatatgtgtTCTCGCGGGGTTTTGAAAAACGCAGGAAAtgctattattaatttataaatatcgttAATTTGGCATGTTTATTCctaggatttatttatttttcatttatctatTACAGCCTGTTATTACAGGTTTCTCCCAAAGAAACATCTCTTAAGTACtcatatgtaggtaaatatacCTCGTTGGTGAATTTCGCTGAGGAAAAGTTAAACATGTCCAAATTTCCAGGAATTCTTACGGGAATGGAAAAACGGGTCTTTGTGCGTACGAATTCGCGGGCAAATTATCTAGAGCACGCCTATTAAagcttaatttaatatctatataaatataataaataaaaactattaagATCAAGAGTACCTTATACCTTTCCTCCAGccaaaataatgtttacgTAGGATTTGCGTAATACAAAGATGTCCCTGAGTGAAGCCGCGAGCAACGGGTAATGTAATGAGGCCGGTCGGTGAAAGAAGATTGTAGATCTTATAGCTTGTTCTCCTGTCATTTGTTTTGATATTTGCAGTCGCGCGATTGTGATAGGATgcgttttttatttgtgtttattgtgtggtttttttttttaaataaaagcctCGTCGCGGGCACAGATTTAAAAGTCGCGCGTACCATTCTAACCCCTCTGAGATTGCAACACTGTTAAGTAGATGTCGTTGTGACATTGACAATTTACAATAGTCATTTTGTAATTGGTCGTTCTTGTCTTCCCCAGCCAGACTCtcaataatttgtaataaataaatttagtttttggaTCAGAGTGAGGTTTCCATTGGTATCGATTATTAGAAACtatcacttaataaataacaacctTGTAATGATATCATtacgtttttattaattatctttgaaaatatattagtttgtatttttatgaaataaacagagagataattacaatttgaaaagtgtacgaattttgaaaatgtggcaaaatatattacaagaAAAGTAACCTGTATTTTTTGGGTCCCAAATCCTTATCTCACAATGGATTGGATTATTTCGGACGAATTGGGTCTCACTGTAGGCCATTTGGTTGGCTGGGGAGCAGCTGGAGCAATGATTATTGGTGGTGTGGCACCATACATCCCACAATACAGACAAATTAAAAGAACGCAAGATGCTGAAGGCTTTTcgttatatgtttgtttagcACTCTTAATAGCTAATACATTAAGAATTTTGTTTtggtaagtaatatttttgaaaataaataaatcaaaatatatctGGGTATAGTGataatgcattttatttaGCATTCTTTAGAGTATGCTTAATCTAACTTATGATGAAAGAAAAGAATTCACCCATCTTTAAAGAAAGATttctaatttttaattcatgttGGAAAGAATTTGCTATGAAATATCTATTAGACcacttaagaaaataaatttagatagGTACTTTAGGAATAATATTTTAGCAACTCTCCTTTATAGCagagtttgttttatttatattatctataaataGAGCAAATCAGCAATGTGTATAAATTTTTCAGGTTTGGTAAGCGTTATGAATTGCCATTATTGATTCAAAGTATTGTGATGAATATCACTATGTTTGTGATGATACATCTATGTGTAAATGTACGTAAAAAGAATCAGATCATTAGAGCAAGGGAGAGAATTTTCACAGGTCAGTAACTGAGTTTAACTTAGAGTAACATTTAATTTCTTGCAGCTGTCAAACAAACAATGAATACTGTCCATTCATTTAAGTTTGATGGAGTACTAACAATTGTATAAGTAGACAGTCAAATTAGAAGAACATTTTTGACTGCCTGTTTGGCACAGTTGCCAATTCTTGCCTCAGAATCAAAAAGTCTCGGGTTTGTTTTGATTCACTACCATTTTTTGGTTAGACTATATCTTTCGGAATACTGCATgtcaattttgttaaaaaaaatttgcaacaATTGTGAAGAAGGCATATATTAATGGACTACTGTTTAGTGCTTTTATTGTTAGTAATGAAAATTGACATCCACTACAAGAGACAAGAGAGGTCctgttttattatgatttaaattaaacaaataaacattaataaagattttacaaaaaatacaagctATGTTCATTGTATTTTATCCACACTCCAATTGTTTCAAACATATGCTTAGaaaacaaactaaataaaagcttttaatagATATGTTGTTGTGGCTATCTGGAAGTAAATAGGTTAATGTAATGTCATAGAAATGTTTTATGAGCAGTTGATATCAACTttactaaaacaaatattatatttgccaattaatcaaaatacttcataacattaatataagtacatattttacaTAGTCAAAATGACTAtgtattatacttataatgttaattataatactCATTGTAGCTCACTAATATTTGACTATTATGTATAACACCTACCTACTTTAagtagtataattttttcttgtaatatctttaatttgtttttttttatcatttaataatgaatGTAAGTAAagcatatttcttttaattttattcactaattttccttgattttttttttattaattattaacattattttatgttttgtttggtGGTTGGTGTTTTGGTGACATTAGGTGCAATATTCATGTTATATATACTATTGTGTTGTGTAAACGGCTCAGACCAGCCAGATGACACGGCCCACTGGCTCGACCAGCGCAGTGGACTCTCCGGCACTGAGAAACCTCACCGCTTTTATGGTAAGTACCCATTTGTGAGTTCAACATTTGTTAATCAATATAtgtttgcttttatttaaaaggatTTAATATACAGCAAGCTGAAAAAGTGTGGCTAAGCATTTAATCATATTAAGAACAGTTTTGTTCATAAGTATACAAATCTGCACTTGGTACATTAAATCCTAAAATa
This genomic window contains:
- the LOC106143648 gene encoding transmembrane protein 231; the protein is MVIYKMFSYNVEIQYKSYLLSKAMLFTALTTVLNIILPFIIAYRSRGFWLKSYSYYEQPIVRFKYDYILIAETDDPSKPIICGEAEILNGFSGDESCAQIQVQERDYDEDGKIDILNLDFTLNIPHPRTVISFVGIFGLDFILQNVCPFHMQSLAIVNEDFVVPSTGLKYFGDIEFYQITHLGCWRNVIQTIYNNSLLSYTKLNNNNLVDYILEIYFKRQVVTRTNKLYSHSRNGHTGDMEISINLRIPEMQVTYKPSLLQELKWAWPQYLSLFVVFYWVFEKIKRYVFHNRMLMAWEIVPWGSRCDFVKRE
- the LOC106143649 gene encoding mitochondrial import inner membrane translocase subunit Tim21, with amino-acid sequence MTIISKLVPSLRLSKTVCFFPGSISVSNFRLTRYYSTEKGSGLTKSEERADVSIDVRPLGEKIKETTKTVSYTGVILLGIGVTGIIFYYVFRELFSSNSANSIYSAALEKCKNDPRIEDALGAPIKGYGEETTRRRRTHVSHAVYEKDGAKHMRMRFYIKGIRNKAVVELDMKQNDYGNYMCRYLLVQLDDYSGKTFIIEDNRAELDHVKPDASGFPTLTLTQ
- the LOC106129022 gene encoding solute carrier family 66 member 2 isoform X1; the protein is MDWIISDELGLTVGHLVGWGAAGAMIIGGVAPYIPQYRQIKRTQDAEGFSLYVCLALLIANTLRILFWFGKRYELPLLIQSIVMNITMFVMIHLCVNVRKKNQIIRARERIFTGAIFMLYILLCCVNGSDQPDDTAHWLDQRSGLSGTEKPHRFYDMDRRYFWAWTDFQSYLDCMLVFSVFGAAVTYLMIEFSPFVELIGFMAVFTEAMLGAPQIAKNLQNKSTEGMSLSMVIMWTCGDIFKTVYFVLREAPTQFWVCGALQVTLDVVILFQVWLYRHNTAAARRTRRGD
- the LOC106129022 gene encoding solute carrier family 66 member 2 isoform X2, giving the protein MDWIISDELGLTVGHLVGWGAAGAMIIGGVAPYIPQYRQIKRTQDAEGFSLYVCLALLIANTLRILFWFGKRYELPLLIQSIVMNITMFVMIHLCVNVRKKNQIIRARERIFTDQPDDTAHWLDQRSGLSGTEKPHRFYDMDRRYFWAWTDFQSYLDCMLVFSVFGAAVTYLMIEFSPFVELIGFMAVFTEAMLGAPQIAKNLQNKSTEGMSLSMVIMWTCGDIFKTVYFVLREAPTQFWVCGALQVTLDVVILFQVWLYRHNTAAARRTRRGD